GGGAATTATGCTGTATCTGGTGGTGTGAAGGGAGTGGAAGCAGTAGAAGCAAAGGCAAAGTCTTTCAAAGCTCGAATGACGGTAATTCTCTCCTTAATTTATAGTTGTTGTTGGTTTTTTTTTTCACTATAATTGTAGTAATAACATTATATTCCACTTAACTTAGGTGCGGCTAGCTGTTGCTGGTGCTTTCCATACAAGTTTCATGGAACCAGCTGTCTCAAGATTGGAAGCTGCATTGGCAGCAACAGACATTAAACCTCCAAGAATACCGGTTATATCCAATGTTGATGCTCAGCCACATGCAGATCCTGCCACAATCAAGAAGATATTAGCACGCCAGGTAAGCTACTCAAAACTTCTGTTTCTCCATTGACTATTGAAccctaaattaaaaaattgtagGTGACTTCTCCTGTTCAATGGGAAACAACCGTGAATACACTTCTAACCAAAGGGCTGAAGAAGGGTTACGAATTAGGACCTGGAAAGGTATAATGTGCTCTGGATGCTTTAATTAGAAATGAAGAGCAACAATAAAACTCATTCTATTATGAACTCTTGAGACCTTGTTTAAGTTTATATGGAATTATTTTGTCAGGTCATTGCTGGCATTGTCAAGAGAATGGACAAGGGCGCTAACATTGAGAATATTGGTGCTTGAAGGGGTAGCCTGAAGTGCCTGAGGCACGAAATCGAGAATATCGGTTCTTGAATGCAGCTATAGAAATTGGTGCATAGGATGGTTCAATTATTGAATACAGGAAAcaacacattttttttttctcttatgaaAACCAGCAGTGAACCAGTGTGAGATTTGTCTGACCATATTCTGTAACTTCAATTTTGAATCAAGAGGAATTGAGATTGAAATAATATTAGTTGTATCCggacacactctctctctctctctttctctctctacgAGTATTTGGAATGGCATAAAGCATGAAATGAGGTAACAGCAACTTGGTGAACTTTCATTGAATAGTACTTCTCATTTATCAATTTTTTAGGATGCCCTCTATTTATAAATTGAACATATTTTCATATGAATATCTTAGCAATTTTATTCTGTACAGATTTTGGCTCAATTGGACGGGAAACTATATGTaacgaaaaaataataataataataaaaataaaataaaaataaacgggaataaaaataataataaactatATGAATATCTAGGGACATGTAGTTAAGAGGTCAGTCTTCTCAGAAGTTCGAACTAGCATAATCAGTCCAAAACAAAACAAGTTCAATCCAAGCATTCAAAAgtgagaaaagaaaaggaaatccgTTGTTACAATCAAGACTGCAAGTACTAAAATCTggcaaataattattaattatagctCTAATTTTGGACAGAAGTTGAAGGGCCGGGCGGTTGCCTCAATCTCCGAAGCTGATTGATCCACTCATCTTCAGGAACTCGACCCGCCCAATCGGGAGCGGATCCTCCGAACGATATCCCTCTCATTGCTTCCCTCACTCGCATCGCATTCTCAGCCGTCAACGGCGCGTTTCTTCGATTCTCATCCTCTCTAAAAGCCCTGAGTATCGCCGAATCAGACGCCTCAGTCACTCTCTCCTCCGCCTCCTCTTCATCGCTGCTGCTGCTCTTCTGCTCCATGTCGCCGTTTATATGAAGAGACGAGATTCCGTTCTCTGCTTCACCTCGAGAATAGCTATGGTATTCTTCATCTGAGTTGCCTTGATCGGAGGAGCCGTCCTCATCATCATCAACATCGATGGCTGAGATTGGCTGATAATGTTGAGGCGCGGCATCAGGATTCGTGTCAGAATCGCTTCCACTGTTGTCTGCAATACGCACCAGGGTGCGGTAGGTGAAGGATATTCCTAGCGAGTTTCTAATACTCCTAATAATgggatcaaaatttaaaaaattaaataaaataaatcaccTTCAATGAAATTGGGCCTGGGCGTAGAGAAGGACGTAGCGTTCATTGCTGGAGATCTTTGAAAGTGCCGGACTGCTGGAGAGAGACAAAAAATGTTATGGgagagccaaaaaaaaaaaagctaataaGGCAATCCAACACACTTTGACCGACCcgggaaaaagagaagaaaaaacatATTGCACCAGCCGGGAATCGAACCCGGGTCTGTACCGTGGCAGGGTACTATTCTACCACTAGACCACTGGTGCTTCTTGCTGACAGAATTCAAGCTCTCGTTTATAAATAATGCAGTGTTAAACATGCAGCCTAGTTCTCTTGTTTCGTTATTTTGAACCACACACATTTGAGCCCGGCATCCtgtgagaaagagagagagaaccgAAGCGGGAAATGGCAATTCCCGTTTTCTGGGATTCATTTTCTCTGTCTCATCCACTCTTTCATTTATCAGTTCGTAATCTATCAAATGGAAATTCAATTCCTAGGAAGAATAAGTGGCTTTGTTTGGCTTCATCACAACTGAGCCCTGTTGGGTTAGCAGATTTTGCTTCGCTTTAATGATTCACTTTTTTgcttattttaaaatttcaaaggGTTGATCTTTCTTTTGCCATGTTCATAGATCAGAGGTGTCGTTTTGTGTTGGAACTCATCTCATCCCTCATCCCAACAAGGTAGGCAGTTGCTAATCACTTGTCGTCGGTCCTTAGTCCTATTTATGTAATGCGTTTTTTGCTCTGTAAGTAATATTATAGTATATAATCTTAATCGTTTGATAGATTGAGAGAGGAGGGGAAGATGCGTTCTTTGTGAGCAAGTACAATGGGGGAGTAATTGCTGTTGCTGATGGTGTATCTGGGTAGAAAATCTTGATTCTCTCTATTATTATTTCGCTTTTACTTTCATGTGTGAAGTTTGTGTGTATGCAAGGGACTTGGAATTTGCGTAATATCTGCAACTTTTTGTTTACAATCATTACTCTAATCGGTTACAttgaattattgttattattctgGTTCATTTTGCTTATTAGcaaaaaattttcatttggtATATGAGCGAAGATCTCAAAATAGAGTTTATGTGAAGCAAAATTATACCAGGTGTTCCATGTTGAAATCTGAGACTGCTCTCTTTCTATTGCAATGGTTGTCAGTTGGGCTGAGCAGAATGTGGATCCTTCATTATTCCCTCAGGAGCTGATGGCTAATGCTTCATGTCTCGTGGGGGATGAGGAGGTAGTGCCATAGTAGCATACAAGGAAAATAATATTTGATTCTATTGATATTTTCTTGTTAATTAACTTCTCTGCAAAGAAAATTCTTGTGATGGGAGTAAGCATCTGTACTTTCTATTTGAATGTTGTATGCTAGAAAGTGGAAACTGTGATGCATCTTTGCTTTTGGCAGGTTAACGATGACCCCAAGATTCTCTTACGGAAAGCACATGCTGCTACTTCCTCCACAGGTTCAGCTACTGTGTAAGTTCATAATGCTTTAAAGGTACCGCCCATAATAGTTTTCAAGAGGAAAATACTTTGACACATAAGTTATCATCATTAACTTCCACTTTCCACTTGCTTAAATAGAATTGTTGCCATGCTGGAGAGGAATGGATTGCTAAAGATTGCCAATGTTGGGGATTGTGGACTAAGGGTTGTCCGTGGAGGTATAGCTGTTTACCCATCTCTTTGTGCATTGTTGTTAATGGTTTTCTGGATTCgttttcttttatttgtttttcAAAATCAAAGAGCGTTTCTTGCTCAATGACTATACAGGTCAAATGATTTTTTCCACTCCTACTCAGGAACATTATTTTGATTGTCCTTATCAATTAAGCTCAGAAATGGTTGGGCAGACATACCTTGATGCAATGGTATGAAAATTTTTACATCTAGCTTCCTTAGTAAAAGAGAATATAACTCATTTGCTTTTCTTATTTTGGGTTGGATCATTTATCGCTAATCCTACCACGGAAAATTGGTAAGAAGCTTTAATTTTTCATGGGTCAATGAGCTCTACCCATAGCGTCAATTTGACCACTTAACTGTGTTTGATGCTCCTCTGGAGGAGAGAAAATATGGATTTCAGTTTTCATCATCACTATGATTAAAAAATTGGATGATAAAAATAAAGACTAGATAATATAAATAGCATTATAATTTTCTTCACATATAGAATTTTAGGATTTAATCatgattgttttttttttcttgtgtaGCACACTGAATTAATTGGTTCTGCAAACAAAAAATGCTGATGGTTATCAGACTTGATAGTGGGATTTTGAATTATTAATCATGATAATTTAATGGCTTGTCATCATTTGTTCATCTCCTAAAAAATAGGTTAGCAGTATGGAATTAATGGAGGGAGACACCATTGTGATGGGCTCAGATGGTCTCTTTGACAATGTTTTTGACAATGAGATTGTTTCGACAATTGCTAGATACGATAGTGTAGCTGAGGCTGGTATGTTTCCATAGTTTAATTTATTACAGATTGTAACTCAACTGCTTATCTTCTAACTGAGATTCAATTTCAATGCTAGCAAAGGCATTAGCTAACCTAGCAAGAACTCATGCAATGGACTCAGAATTTGAATCCCCTTATGCACTGGAAGCCAGATCCAAGGTAAAACAACTACTAGAATATAAATTCATCTTTCCACATCCAATAAATGTAACATTTATTTTCTTGATCAAAAAAACGTAACCTGTATTTTAATCTAATGAATATTTCTAAATAGGGTATTGATGTtccattttggaagaaaattctcGGGATGAAGCTTGCAGGCATGATCTTTTTTCCTGTACATTTATTGTTATACATTTCCCTTGATGCCATGCCTGACCTAAACTCTTTAATTGATAGGTGGAAAGCTCGATGATATTACTGTGATTGTCGGCCAAGTTGTAAGGTCATGAGGAATACAAGGTGAAACTCACTGTTCAGAAGTGAATACATAAAAAAGAAACATAGAAATAAAAGAATATAAAGTT
This is a stretch of genomic DNA from Hevea brasiliensis isolate MT/VB/25A 57/8 chromosome 12, ASM3005281v1, whole genome shotgun sequence. It encodes these proteins:
- the LOC110666878 gene encoding uncharacterized protein LOC110666878 yields the protein MNATSFSTPRPNFIEDNSGSDSDTNPDAAPQHYQPISAIDVDDDEDGSSDQGNSDEEYHSYSRGEAENGISSLHINGDMEQKSSSSDEEEAEERVTEASDSAILRAFREDENRRNAPLTAENAMRVREAMRGISFGGSAPDWAGRVPEDEWINQLRRLRQPPGPSTSVQN
- the LOC110666575 gene encoding probable protein phosphatase 2C 26 isoform X1 yields the protein MAIPVFWDSFSLSHPLFHLSVRNLSNGNSIPRKNKWLCLASSQLSPVGSEVSFCVGTHLIPHPNKIERGGEDAFFVSKYNGGVIAVADGVSGWAEQNVDPSLFPQELMANASCLVGDEEVNDDPKILLRKAHAATSSTGSATVIVAMLERNGLLKIANVGDCGLRVVRGGQMIFSTPTQEHYFDCPYQLSSEMVGQTYLDAMVSSMELMEGDTIVMGSDGLFDNVFDNEIVSTIARYDSVAEAAKALANLARTHAMDSEFESPYALEARSKGIDVPFWKKILGMKLAGGKLDDITVIVGQVVRS
- the LOC110666575 gene encoding probable protein phosphatase 2C 1 isoform X2; the protein is MANASCLVGDEEVNDDPKILLRKAHAATSSTGSATVIVAMLERNGLLKIANVGDCGLRVVRGGQMIFSTPTQEHYFDCPYQLSSEMVGQTYLDAMVSSMELMEGDTIVMGSDGLFDNVFDNEIVSTIARYDSVAEAAKALANLARTHAMDSEFESPYALEARSKGIDVPFWKKILGMKLAGGKLDDITVIVGQVVRS
- the LOC110666575 gene encoding probable protein phosphatase 2C 26 isoform X3: MLERNGLLKIANVGDCGLRVVRGGQMIFSTPTQEHYFDCPYQLSSEMVGQTYLDAMVSSMELMEGDTIVMGSDGLFDNVFDNEIVSTIARYDSVAEAAKALANLARTHAMDSEFESPYALEARSKGIDVPFWKKILGMKLAGGKLDDITVIVGQVVRS